From Acinetobacter sp. ASP199, the proteins below share one genomic window:
- the gyrA gene encoding DNA gyrase subunit A has protein sequence MSVSEIRPIAIEDELKSSYLDYAMSVIVSRALPDVRDGLKPVHRRVLFAMHELGNDYNKAYKKSARVVGDVIGKYHPHGDFAVYETIVRMAQEFSLRYQLVDGQGNFGSVDGDSAAAMRYTEVRMRKLTHELLADLEKDTVEWEDNYDGSERIPQVMPTRIPNLLINGVAGIAVGMATNMAPHNMTEVINACLAYANDPNISIEGLMEHISGPDFPTGGIIYGKSGIVDAYRTGKGRLHIRGKYHIEEDAKSGRSTIVFTEIPYQVNKARTIERIAELVKEKKLEGISELRDESDKEGMRIAIDLKRGENAEVIVNNLFQNTQLENSFSINMVCLDNGQPKLMNLKDIIAAFIRHRQEVVTRRTMFELRKARERGHILEGLTVALANIDQIIETIKTSANPQEARERLQAGEWAAGGVAALLEKAGAVSVRPDEIEGEDPSRPFGIDGDVYRLSPTQVNAIMELRLHRLTGLEQDKLQAEYSEILAQIAEYTAILNDFNLLMNVIREELALILQQYGDARKTDIVESRIDFSREDLIPEEQMVLTVSKAGYAKTQPLSDYAAQRRGGRGKSATSMKEDDYIQHMVVTSNHATVLCFTNVGKVYRLKVYEVPQASRGAKGRPMVNLLPLDDNETITAILPVIDAPKKFKERLADFKAFVKANAAQLQSNEVINSHFAALEAALAESEDGADDISDALRVQLKELGLELSATDLDDDIINDFAQQAEAVRKNFYVFMATEYGTIKRVELEQFSNVRSNGLRALELVDGDTLIGVAITDGEQQIMLFSNEGKAIRFAETDVRSMGRSAKGVRGMRVTIGAAAQLEDQDDTDVDSDDEDGSDSAMVSRIVSLVVVPETGEVLCASENGYGKRTPVDDFPTKKRGGKGVIAIKTSERNGQLVGAVAIDETKELMLISDGGTLVRTRASEVAQTGRNAQGVRLIRLGNEELLVGVVSIEAVEEDEFVEELDAATVSIEQAETDASAPSESSDNTTEE, from the coding sequence ATGAGCGTATCGGAAATTAGACCGATTGCCATTGAGGATGAACTTAAAAGCTCATATCTCGATTATGCAATGAGCGTGATTGTGTCACGTGCATTGCCAGATGTACGAGATGGTTTAAAACCGGTTCATCGTCGTGTGCTTTTCGCAATGCACGAATTAGGCAATGACTATAACAAAGCATATAAAAAATCTGCACGTGTAGTCGGTGACGTGATCGGTAAATATCACCCGCATGGTGATTTTGCCGTTTATGAAACGATTGTCCGTATGGCACAAGAATTTAGCTTGCGTTACCAGTTGGTAGATGGCCAGGGTAACTTCGGTTCTGTCGATGGTGATAGTGCAGCGGCAATGCGTTATACCGAAGTGCGTATGCGTAAGCTGACCCATGAGCTCCTTGCTGATCTTGAAAAAGATACAGTGGAATGGGAAGACAACTACGACGGTTCTGAGCGCATTCCGCAAGTAATGCCTACGCGTATTCCTAACCTGTTGATTAATGGTGTTGCTGGTATTGCCGTAGGTATGGCGACCAATATGGCACCGCATAACATGACAGAAGTCATCAATGCCTGCCTGGCCTATGCCAATGATCCAAATATCAGCATTGAAGGGCTGATGGAACATATCTCAGGTCCAGACTTCCCTACAGGCGGTATTATTTACGGTAAATCTGGCATTGTAGACGCTTACCGTACCGGTAAAGGCCGTTTGCATATCCGTGGTAAATACCACATCGAAGAAGATGCAAAATCTGGCCGTAGCACGATTGTATTCACTGAAATTCCTTATCAGGTCAACAAAGCGAGAACCATTGAGCGTATCGCTGAGCTGGTGAAAGAAAAAAAACTCGAAGGGATCTCTGAACTTCGTGATGAGTCAGATAAAGAAGGCATGCGTATTGCGATTGACCTGAAGCGTGGTGAAAACGCTGAAGTGATCGTGAATAACCTGTTCCAGAATACACAGTTAGAAAACTCATTTAGCATCAACATGGTTTGTCTGGACAATGGCCAACCGAAGTTGATGAACCTGAAAGACATCATTGCGGCGTTTATCCGTCACCGTCAAGAAGTCGTGACACGTCGTACCATGTTTGAGTTACGAAAAGCGCGTGAACGTGGTCATATCTTGGAAGGTCTGACAGTTGCACTTGCAAATATCGATCAGATTATTGAAACCATCAAAACATCTGCAAACCCACAAGAAGCGCGTGAGCGTTTACAAGCGGGCGAGTGGGCAGCAGGCGGTGTAGCAGCATTACTTGAAAAAGCAGGTGCTGTTTCTGTACGTCCTGACGAAATTGAAGGCGAAGATCCTAGCCGTCCATTCGGTATTGATGGCGATGTATATCGCTTATCACCGACGCAAGTTAATGCGATCATGGAACTGCGTTTGCATCGCTTGACTGGTCTTGAGCAAGATAAACTTCAAGCTGAATATTCTGAAATTCTTGCGCAGATTGCTGAATACACAGCTATCTTAAATGACTTCAACCTATTGATGAACGTGATTCGTGAAGAGCTTGCACTGATCCTTCAGCAATATGGTGATGCACGTAAAACCGATATCGTTGAATCGCGTATCGACTTCTCGCGTGAAGATTTGATTCCTGAAGAACAAATGGTACTGACGGTTTCTAAAGCGGGTTATGCGAAAACTCAACCACTGTCTGACTATGCAGCACAGCGTCGTGGTGGTCGTGGTAAATCAGCAACCAGCATGAAAGAAGACGATTACATCCAGCATATGGTGGTCACGTCGAACCATGCAACAGTACTGTGCTTTACCAACGTGGGTAAAGTGTATCGTCTGAAAGTGTATGAAGTGCCTCAAGCATCACGTGGTGCCAAAGGTCGTCCAATGGTCAACTTGTTGCCACTTGATGACAACGAAACAATTACTGCAATCTTGCCAGTGATTGATGCGCCGAAGAAATTCAAAGAACGTTTGGCAGACTTCAAGGCATTTGTAAAAGCAAATGCAGCACAATTGCAAAGTAATGAAGTGATCAACAGTCATTTTGCTGCGCTAGAAGCTGCACTGGCTGAATCTGAAGATGGTGCAGATGACATTTCTGATGCACTCCGTGTTCAGTTAAAAGAATTGGGTCTAGAACTTTCTGCTACAGATCTTGATGATGACATCATCAATGATTTTGCTCAGCAGGCAGAAGCTGTTCGTAAAAACTTCTATGTGTTTATGGCAACCGAATACGGTACGATTAAACGTGTAGAGCTTGAACAGTTCTCGAATGTTCGCTCAAACGGTTTACGTGCACTTGAATTGGTAGATGGTGATACCTTAATTGGTGTGGCAATTACTGACGGTGAACAGCAAATTATGTTGTTCTCGAACGAAGGTAAGGCAATTCGCTTCGCAGAAACTGACGTGCGTTCAATGGGTCGTTCGGCCAAAGGTGTACGCGGTATGCGCGTGACCATCGGTGCAGCAGCACAGCTTGAAGATCAAGACGATACTGACGTTGATTCTGATGATGAAGATGGTTCGGATTCAGCAATGGTCAGCCGTATTGTGTCGTTAGTCGTTGTGCCTGAAACAGGTGAAGTCCTTTGTGCTTCTGAAAATGGTTATGGTAAACGTACTCCTGTAGATGACTTCCCAACCAAGAAACGTGGTGGTAAAGGTGTCATTGCCATTAAAACCTCTGAACGTAATGGACAGTTGGTGGGTGCAGTTGCTATTGATGAAACCAAAGAGTTAATGTTGATTTCTGATGGTGGTACTTTGGTTCGTACACGTGCGTCTGAAGTAGCACAAACCGGTCGTAATGCACAAGGTGTTCGTCTGATTCGTTTGGGTAATGAAGAGCTTCTTGTTGGTGTAGTGTCAATTGAAGCTGTTGAAGAAGATGAGTTTGTTGAAGAACTTGATGCTGCAACAGTGAGTATTGAACAGGCAGAAACTGATGCATCAGCGCCTTCGGAATCATCAGACAACACAACTGAAGAATAA
- a CDS encoding FAD-binding protein, translating into MSILVIAEHDNKALNAATLNVVAAAQKIGGDITVLVAGSGAQAVADQAAKVAGVSKVLLADDAAYANQLAENVAKLVAELGKGYSHILAASTTTGKNILPRAAALLDVSMITDIIAVDSANTFKRPIYAGNAIATVESAESVVVATVRGTAFDPVAAEGGSAAVEAATATGDAGISKFINEEIVKSERPELTAARIVVSGGRGVGSGENYHKILDPLADKLGAAQGASRAAVDAGFVPNDMQVGQTGKIVAPDLYIAVGISGAIQHLAGMKESKVIVAINKDEEAPINAVADYWLVGDLNTVIPELVSKI; encoded by the coding sequence ATGAGTATTTTAGTTATCGCTGAGCACGACAACAAAGCATTAAACGCTGCTACTTTAAACGTTGTTGCTGCGGCGCAAAAAATCGGTGGTGATATCACTGTATTGGTTGCTGGTTCTGGCGCTCAAGCAGTTGCTGATCAGGCAGCTAAAGTTGCTGGCGTAAGCAAAGTATTGCTTGCGGATGACGCGGCTTATGCAAACCAATTGGCTGAAAACGTAGCTAAACTGGTTGCTGAATTGGGCAAAGGCTATAGCCATATCCTTGCTGCTTCTACTACGACTGGTAAAAACATCCTGCCACGTGCAGCTGCGCTACTAGACGTAAGCATGATCACAGACATCATTGCTGTTGATTCTGCAAACACATTCAAGCGTCCGATCTATGCAGGTAACGCGATTGCAACTGTAGAATCTGCTGAATCAGTTGTTGTTGCAACTGTTCGTGGTACTGCATTTGATCCAGTTGCTGCTGAAGGTGGTTCTGCTGCTGTTGAAGCTGCTACAGCGACTGGTGATGCTGGTATTTCTAAGTTCATTAACGAAGAAATCGTTAAATCTGAACGTCCAGAATTAACTGCTGCTCGTATTGTTGTTTCTGGTGGTCGTGGTGTTGGTTCTGGTGAGAACTATCACAAAATCCTTGATCCACTTGCAGACAAGCTGGGTGCAGCTCAAGGTGCATCTCGTGCCGCAGTTGACGCAGGCTTTGTTCCTAACGATATGCAGGTTGGTCAAACAGGTAAGATCGTTGCGCCTGACCTGTACATCGCTGTAGGTATCTCTGGTGCGATTCAGCACTTGGCTGGTATGAAAGAGTCTAAAGTGATCGTTGCGATCAACAAAGACGAAGAAGCACCAATCAATGCAGTTGCTGACTACTGGTTAGTTGGTGACCTGAACACTGTTATTCCAGAATTAGTATCTAAAATCTAA
- a CDS encoding electron transfer flavoprotein subunit beta/FixA family protein has translation MKALVAVKRVVDANVKVRVKPDNSGVDLTNVKMSINPFCEIAVEEAVRLKEKGTVSEIVVVSIGPKEAQEQIRSSMALGADRGILVEADDSQLGALEVAKILKGVVDAEQPQLILLGKQAIDDDSNQVGQMLGALLGAGQGTFASEVKVEGDKVQVTREIDGGLQTVELNLPAIITTDLRLNEPRYAALPNIMKARKKPLDTKSPADFGVSTTTKLKTVKVESPAERKAGVQVKSVDELVEKLKNEAKVI, from the coding sequence ATGAAGGCTCTTGTTGCTGTAAAACGTGTGGTTGATGCCAACGTTAAGGTTCGCGTTAAGCCGGACAACAGTGGTGTTGACTTAACAAACGTTAAAATGTCAATTAACCCATTCTGTGAAATCGCAGTGGAAGAGGCGGTTCGTTTAAAAGAAAAAGGAACTGTTTCAGAAATCGTTGTTGTTTCTATTGGCCCTAAAGAAGCTCAAGAACAAATCCGTTCTTCTATGGCTCTTGGTGCTGATCGCGGTATCCTGGTTGAAGCTGATGACAGCCAGTTAGGTGCTCTTGAAGTAGCAAAAATTCTTAAAGGTGTTGTTGATGCTGAACAACCACAATTGATTCTTCTTGGTAAACAGGCGATTGATGACGACTCTAACCAGGTTGGTCAGATGCTTGGAGCGCTTCTAGGTGCAGGCCAAGGTACTTTTGCTTCTGAAGTAAAAGTTGAAGGCGATAAAGTACAAGTGACTCGTGAAATCGACGGTGGTTTACAAACTGTTGAATTGAACCTGCCAGCCATCATTACAACTGACTTGCGTTTGAACGAGCCACGTTATGCTGCGCTTCCAAACATCATGAAAGCGCGTAAAAAACCGCTGGATACCAAGTCACCTGCAGATTTCGGTGTCAGCACTACAACTAAACTGAAAACAGTGAAAGTTGAATCTCCTGCAGAGCGTAAAGCTGGCGTACAGGTGAAGTCTGTAGACGAGCTTGTAGAAAAATTGAAAAACGAAGCGAAAGTGATCTAA
- a CDS encoding LysE family translocator: MSVFALFALTVLPLIFTPGPDMLFILSQVMGKDAKAGIMATVGICCGYLVHSILVALGIAAIIVSFPILFETIRWLGIAYLLFLAFSLIKSVFAKNTLRIENKSASNPIKKGFLTALLNPKGMLIYFAILPQFIDESGNTVSQGLILSFIFIGMIFVVYCGLSLLFAKLTQKSKIDGRKQKWIDGASGGLLGLAAAWLIAN; this comes from the coding sequence ATGTCTGTATTTGCACTCTTTGCACTGACTGTGCTTCCCCTAATTTTTACACCTGGACCAGATATGCTGTTTATCCTGTCTCAAGTGATGGGTAAAGATGCAAAAGCAGGCATAATGGCGACTGTAGGTATATGTTGTGGCTATTTAGTGCATTCCATTCTGGTGGCATTGGGTATCGCAGCGATCATTGTATCTTTCCCGATTCTGTTTGAAACCATTCGCTGGTTAGGGATTGCTTATCTATTGTTTTTGGCTTTTAGTTTGATCAAATCGGTATTTGCTAAAAATACACTACGTATTGAAAATAAATCAGCATCTAATCCAATCAAGAAAGGTTTTTTGACTGCGCTTTTAAACCCAAAAGGGATGCTGATTTACTTTGCGATCTTGCCGCAGTTCATCGATGAATCTGGCAATACGGTCAGCCAAGGTTTGATTCTATCTTTTATCTTTATTGGAATGATTTTTGTGGTGTATTGTGGCTTGAGTTTACTTTTTGCCAAACTCACCCAAAAAAGTAAGATTGATGGTCGTAAGCAAAAATGGATTGATGGTGCTTCAGGTGGTTTATTAGGCCTTGCGGCGGCTTGGTTAATTGCAAATTAA
- a CDS encoding Lrp/AsnC family transcriptional regulator, translating into MKISSKSIRVKLDRIDKNIIQHLQANGRIQNNDLAREIGLSPSSCLRRVKLLEDAGVIQNYTTIVDQQKIGFQLILFSRIWLVGQDAETIDTFIEAMKELPQVMECYIILGECDAMLKVVVPDLESYRKFQSTHLTKKNGITSVKTDLPSQIIKQSFQLPLDDL; encoded by the coding sequence ATGAAAATATCTTCCAAGTCTATTCGAGTAAAACTCGATCGTATTGATAAAAATATCATTCAGCATCTGCAAGCCAATGGCCGGATTCAGAATAACGATCTAGCGCGGGAAATTGGCCTTTCTCCTTCTTCGTGTTTGCGTCGGGTCAAGCTGCTTGAAGATGCCGGTGTGATTCAAAATTACACTACGATCGTGGACCAGCAGAAAATTGGTTTTCAACTCATCCTGTTTTCGCGTATCTGGCTGGTGGGTCAGGATGCTGAAACCATTGATACCTTTATTGAAGCAATGAAGGAACTGCCCCAAGTAATGGAGTGCTATATCATTTTGGGTGAATGTGATGCGATGCTCAAAGTCGTGGTGCCTGATCTGGAAAGCTATCGTAAATTCCAGTCCACACATCTCACCAAGAAAAATGGCATCACCAGTGTGAAGACCGATTTACCGAGTCAGATTATTAAACAAAGTTTTCAGTTACCTTTGGATGACCTCTAA